A window of Gemmatimonadaceae bacterium genomic DNA:
AGTACGAAGCGCAACAGCCGATGGCCGCGTAGTATCGATCCGACACGCGTCCACTTTTTCGGGGCAACTCCAGGGCGTATACGTACGGCGCATACGTGACGCGCATACGTCCTGCGGGAACCGCGGTTCGTGTGCGCCCCACGTATACGCCGTTCAGTTAAACCGCTCCACACTCGCCAACCCCCACGCCCGCGCCATCCCCGTTCCCTCGGCGGACCGCAGCAGCTGCCCGGGCTCGAGGTGCGGATAGATGTCGGCGTAGCTCTTGATGTCGGTGGGGCTCGTGCGGCGCATGATGAACCAGGGCTTGAGGTCCTTGGGCGACTGCAGGCCGGCGGCGCCCAGGACGTCGAAGAAGCTGTGGACGGTTTCGCGCTGATAGCGGGCGACGCGCTGGCTCTTGTCGCCGACGTGCAGGCCGTTCACGAGCCCCGGATGTTGCGTGGCCACGCCGGTGGGGCAGTGGTTGCTGTTGCAGCGGAGCGCCTGGATGCAGCCGATGGCGAACATCATCGCGCGGGCCGCGTTGCACATGTCGGCGCCCAGGGCGACCTTCGTGGCCATCGTGAAGCCGGTGGTGACCTTGCCGCTGGCGATGAGCTTGATGCGATCGCGCAGGTCGGTGGCTATCAGCGCGTTGTGCACGAAGCTCAAGCCTTCGTTGAGGGGCGTGCCGACGCTGTCGCTGAACTCGAGCGGCGCGGCGCCGGTGCCGCCTTCGCCACCGTCCACGGTGATGAAGTCGGGGGTGATGCCGGTCTGCAGCATCGCCTTCACAACGCCCAGGAATTCGTGGCGCTTGCCGACGCAGAGCTTGAAGCCCACCGGCTTGCCGCCGCTCGCGTCGCGCAGGCGCTTGAGGAAGTGCACCATCTCGAGCGGCGTGCGGAACGCCGTGTGTGCGGGCGGCGAGATCACGTCCTTCCCAGGCTCGACACCGCGGATCTCGATGATCTCCGGCGTGAGCTTGGAGGCCGGCAGAATGCCGCCATGCCCAGGCTTGGCGCCCTGCGACAGCTTGACCTCGATCATCTTCACATTCGGCAGCGTGGCGCGTTTGGCAAACTCGGTCTCGCTGAAATTGCCGTGCCGGTCGCGCGCACTGAAATAGCCGGTGCCGATCTGCCAGATGATGTCGCCACCGGGCTCGAGGTGATAGGGACTGAGCCCGCCCTCCCCGGTGTTGTGCGCAAAGCCGCCGATCTTGGCGCCGGTGTTGAGCGCGAGGACGGCGTTCTTGGAGAGCGAGCCGTACGACATGCCGGAGACATTGAGCATGCTCGCCGAGTACGGCAGCGTGCAGTCGGGGCCACCCACCAGCACGCGCTGCTGTGATTCATCGGGGTGCACCGGGGCCAGTGAGTGATTGATCCACTCGTAGCCGGTCGCATAGACATCGCGCTGCGTGCCGAACGGGAGCGTGTCGAGCTCGCCCTTGGCGCGCTGGTAGATCACCGATCGATCGTTGCGGCTGAACGGCTTGCCGTCGCTGTTCGACTCGATGAAGTACTGGTTGATCTCGGGGCGGATCCGTTCGAGGATGTACCGCATGTGCCCGATGACCGGGAAGTTGCGGCGCACCGCGTGCCGCACCTGCAGCATGTCGGCCACGCCCAATCCGAATAGCGGCACCAACACCAATAACATCCACATGACCGGCGGCCACACGGTCGCGAGCCCCGCCACCAGCGCGAACGCCGTGGCGAAGGAAGCCAGGAAGAGAGTGCGCATGGTCCCGCAAACATCCGGGCGGGACCAGCCGAGCGGAAGGGCTACAGCGCCCCGGTCCCGATGGCGCGGGTGATGTCGGTCTGCGACAGCACACCCACCAGCTCATCGCCGCGCACCACGAACAGGCGGTGCACGCCGTGGTCGAGCATGTAGCGGACGGCTTCCCGTACATCCGCATCGGGGGTGGTGACGAGCGGCGGCGTCGACATCAACTCCTCGACCAACGTGTTCTCGAACAGCTGGGTGCGGGCACGACGATCGTCATGCTCCGCCTCGGCCTCGAGAATGTCGGTCGTGGAAATGACGCCCAGCACGCGCCCGTCGCGCCCGATGACCGGCATCCCCGAGATATGGGCGTCGGCCAGGGATTGCACGGCTTCGGCCACGGTGGCGTGGGCGGCGATGGTGCGCACGTGCGGGCGCATGAGTTCAGAGACACGCATATCTGAGTGTAGCCCGTCGCGCGGGGGATAGCGAGGCGGTGCGCCAGCGGTGAAGTTGGCGCCATGATTTCGCATCTCGCCCTGTTCTTTGGCGGGCTCGCCGCCGCCGTGACGCCGCCGGCCGCCCCGTCGGCGGGCCCGAAGGCCCCGCTCGAGTCGATCTGGTATATCCGCAACGACTCGCTGGCGATCGATGACTTCGCCGCCCACGCGTCGCAGATCGATATCATCGCCCCGCAGGTGTACAGCATCGACAGTACCGGCGTGATTCGCGGCGGCATGGCGCCGCGCCTGGTGCAGATCGCCCGCGCGCGCGGCGTGAAGCTGATGCCGCTCGTCATGAACCCGGGCTTTGATCTCGCCACGCTGCATCGCATCAGTGCGAATGCCACGGCGCGCACCGCGTCGGCCCATAGCCTGGCGCAGCTGTGCCGCGACACACAGGTGTGGGGCATTCAGCTCGACTTTGAGAATCTGCACGTGAGCGATCGCGACGCGTTCACCGCCCTCGTGCGCGAAGCGGCCGACAGCGTGCACGCGGCGCGCTGTACGCTCAGTGCGGCCGTTGTGCCCTACACCGGGCAGGCGCCCGGGCCGTTGCCGTATCACCAGTGGATGCACGACTACTGGCGCGCGGCGTACGACTACAAGGCGCTCGCCGAGTCGCTCGACTTCCTGAGCTACATGACGTACGCGCAGCACACCGGCGGATCGACGCCGGGGCCGGTCGCGGGCTATCCGTGGATGCTGGCGGGGCTCGAGTACGTGCTGGCGCAGGGCGTGCCGGCGGCCAAGCTGTCGCTGGGGCTCGCGGGATACTCCGACTACTGGTACCCGGGGTACACGCCGCGCACGGGCGACGCGCGACCGCGGGGGGAGGACATCGCGTATCCGCGGCTCATGGAGATTCTCTCGGCCGCGGGCGTGCGACCGACGTGGGATGGGCGACAGAAGGCGTGGTACGCGATGTGGGAGCGGGACGGGGTCTTCGAGCACGCGTGGATCGAGGATGCGCGGGCGTTTTCGGAGAAACTGCGGTTGGTGCGGCGGTTTGGGTTGCGGGGGTATTCGGTGTGGTTGCTGGGGTTGGAGGATCCGGCGACTTGGCGGTGGGGACTGCGGTAGGGGCGGAAGCCTGAGCTGCGGAAGCTGGACGGCGGGAGCTGGACGGCGGGAGCTGGACGGCGGGAAGACGTACGGCGGGAAGACGTACGGCGGGGGTAAGTGATTGTCGGGCATTGCCCTACAGTGTTTTCTGAAACTACGGATGGCGGGGGATGGTTGAGCTTGTGAAACTTTTCACAAGCTTGGGGCGTATCTCAGGTGAGACCCATTTCCCGGAGTTCCGATGCCTGGCACCGAACCGAACAACCGGCCGCTCCCTCGGCCCCCCCGACTCACCGTCACCGGGAGCTTCACGGCTGATCCGCGTCCGCATGTCGTGATCATCGGTGGCGGGTTTGGCGGCCTCTCGGTCGCCCGCGAGCTCGCGGACGCACCGGTGCGCATCACGCTCCTCGATCGCACCAATCACCACCTCTTCCAGCCGCTGCTCTATCAGGTGGCCACGGCCGTGCTCCATCCGGCCGATATCGCCGTCCCGATCCGCTGGGTCTTGCGCCATCAGCCGAACGTCACCGTGGTGATGGCCGAGGTGGATGGCATCGACGCGCTCAACCAGACCGTCTCGCTGGATGGCGGGACGACCACGCTGACCTACGACTACCTCGTCGTGGCGGCGGGCGCGCGGCATGGCTACTTCGGCCATGACGAGTGGGAGCAGCATGCACCGGGGCTCAAGAGCCTCGAAGATGCGCTCGAGATGCGCCGGCGCTTTCTGCTCAGCTTTGAAGCCGCCGAACGGGCGAGTGCGGCGGGTGAGCGCGATGCGCTGCTGACGTTCGTGATCGTGGGTGCGGGCCCCACGGGGGTGGAGCTCGCGGGGATGGTACCGGAAGTGACGCGCTCGATTCAGGGGGAGTTCCGGCGCATCGATCCGGCGAAGGCGCGCGTGCTGCTCCTTGAGGGCGGGCCGCGCGTCTTGCCCACGTTTCCGGAGGAGCTGTCGGCCAAGGCGCAGCGCGCGCTCGAGCAGCTGGGCGTCACCGTCATGACGAACACGGTCGTGACCGATGTCGACGACGGTGGTGTGGTCGCGAACGGTGAACGCATTCCGGCGCACACGGTGTTCTGGGGCGCGGGCAATCAGGCGTCGCCGCTGGTGCGCATGCTCGGCGGGCCGGTCGATCGCGCCGGACGCGCCATCGTGGAGCCGGACTTGAGTGTGAAGGGGCAGCCGAACGTGTTCGTAATCGGCGATGCGGCCGCCACCTTCACCGACGACGGCAAGCCCGTGCCGGCGGTGGCACCGGCCGCGAATCAAATGGGGCACCTGGTCGGCAAGAACCTCGTGCGTGAACTCGCCGGCAAGCCACGCCAGACGTTCCGCTATTTCAACAAGGGCGACCTCGCCACGATCGGCAAGCATCGGGCGGTGGCGGTGCTCGCTGGCCGGAAGCTGAGTGGCACCTTTGCGTGGCTCACCTGGCTCTTCGTGCACATCCTGTATCTCGCCGGTGCCAAGAACCGGTTGTCGGTGTTCGTGACGTGGATCTGGGCGTATGTCACGCATCAGCGTGGCGTGCGGCTCATCACCGGCGACACGGTGCATCGCCTGCTCAAGCGGTCACGCGAGGCGGAGCGGCGGCGCGCGGCGTAACCCGGGTGTCGTGATGTACTGCGAGGGGGATGCACAGCGGGAGCGCGCGGGGGCGTGCTCCCGCTGTAGCTTTGGGCCCATGGCGAACGCGCGCGTGGCGATCATCGGGGCCGGGCCGGCGGGGCTCGTGGCCGCACGCTGGATGCAGCAGGTGGGCTTCGTGCCCGTCCTCTTCGAACGGGCGAGCGACGTTGGGGGGCAGTGGCGCGCCGGTGACGCGGACAGCTCGGTGTGGCGCGGGATGCACACCAACACGTCGCGCCTTACCACGGCGTTCAGCGACCGGCCGCATGCGCCCGAGCTGCCGATCTATCCGCGGGCGGAGGCGATCGGCGACTACCTCCGCGACTATGCGGCGCACTTTGGGCTCGCGCGTGAGGCACGCTTCGGCGCCACCGTGACCGAGGTGGAGCCGCACGGTGCGGCGTGGCGGGTGCGGTGGCACGAGGCGGATGGAGCCGCGCGCGAGGAGTCGTTCGCTCGGGTGGTGATCGCCAGCGGCCGCCATCGCACACCGGTGCTCCCAACGGAGCCAGCGCTCGACGCGTTTCGGGGGGGCGGTGGTGTGGTGCACGCGGCGGCGTATCGCGGGGCGGCGGCGTTTGCAGGGCAGCGCGTGCTGGTGGGCGGCCACAGCGTGAGTGCCGTAGAGATCGCCAGTGATCTTGCCGCGCACGGCGTGGACGTGGTGGTGTCTTCGCGTCGCCATCGGTTCGTGATGCAACGCCTCCCCGGCGGTGTGCCGATGGAGCATCGTATCTACACGCGCGGCGCGGGGCTCGCGTGGGAGTCGCTGCCCCCCGCGCACGTCGGTGCCTGGCTCAAGGCGCTGATCGTGCGCACGAGTGGTCATCCGACGCAGTACGGTGCGCTGCTGCACAGCGAGGATGTCCTCACGGCCGGCTTCACGCATTCGCCGCACTATCTCACGCTCGTTGCCGAAGGCCGCATTCGCACGCGGCCGTGGATGACCGAGGTGGCCGCGGATCGGGTGCACTACGCCGACGGCTCGCACGATGCGGTCGATACGCTGCTGCTCGCCACGGGCTATGCCCTCGATCTGCCGTTCCTCGGCCCCACTGCGCGCGCGGCGCTCGCCCCCGACCGGCACGACGCCACCTGGGACGCGTTCACCTGGCATCCGGCGTTGCCCGGGCTCGCGTGCATTGGGCTCTACGAACACGGTGGTCCGTTCTTCCCCACGCTCGAGCAACAGGCGCGCCTGATCGCTTACACGTGGAGCGGGCAGGCGCCCATGCCCAGCGCCGCGGCGCAGGCGGAACGCATCGTGGCCGCGCAGGCCACCCGTGGTACGCACACGGTGCAGCGCATGCACGTGCTCTCACGCCGCTTCGCGCGCCTGGCCGGTGTGGAGCCGCATCTGGCCGACGACCCGGCACTCGCGCGCGCGCTCTGCTACGGCCCCCTCGCACCGGCCCAGTTCCGCCTGACGGGCCCGGACGCCCTGCCGGATGCCTCGGCGCGCGTGGCGCACGACGCGGCGGCCTTCGGGGTCGTGACGTCGCCCGACTTCACGCACGAGGAGCGCGAGGAGCTGCGCCTGATCGCGGCGGCGCGCGGCGATGCGCGGCTGGCGTCACTGGTGGGCTAGTTCGCGGAACGGCTCGCACAGGGTACACAGAGGGCACAGTGAACCACGATCAGACTTCTCTGTGCCCTCTGTGTGCCCTGTGCGAGCTACTCAAACCGCGCTCAATCCGGCGGTAGCGCTCGAAAGGTGAGCCAGGCCCGATACGCCGTCTGCGGCGGCATCGGCCCCGGCGTGGCAGGGTAGGGCAGCAGCGAGTCGAAGGTGGCGCGCAGCGAGCCGGTGGTGACGGTGTTGTTCGCGCCGAGTGAGACGGGCGTGGGCACCGTGGGTCCCAGCCCCATCTGTACGCCGAGCGTGATCGTGGCGGTGCCGCTGCTGACGCACTGCACGCTCGCCGGGCAGCGCGAATCATTGTCGACGGAGAGCAACGACACGCGGAGCGCGCCGCCCGGGTACGGCTCGTAGCTCGAGCCCACCAGGAACGGCACGGAGCGACCGAGCTGGCTGGCTTCGTTCGTCCCGGTGCTGGTGGTGCAGGCGGTCCCCAGCAGCGAGATGGCGACGACGCCGACGGCGTGGCACCATCGGCACCGGAGTATGATCGAGGCGGGTGCGCGCATATCCATGAGAACCACACCACGGCCGCGTCGCGTCACGAAGCACCAAATTGATGTCTTCTTCGTGCCCTTCCGGCCCTTCGTGCCCCTTCGCGGCAGTGAATGCGAACGCCGATGGCAGCCTAGGGAATCGTGCGCCCATACGCACCGCCCGCCGCGAGGCGCGCCATGGTGCGATAGACCTCGGCGGTGATCGCCTCGATCACATCCGACCCGCGCTCGTCGTTGGCCAGATACGTCGTCATCACCGCAATCGCGAACGGATGCCCGGGCACTTCCACCACGGCCGCTTCGGCGCGCACGCCGTCGAGCGAGCCGGTCTTGAGCGCGACGCGCACGGTGGCGGGGACAGCGCTGCGCATGCGCCCCGGTACCGCGTAGAGCATGCGCCGAGCGGCATTGCGACTGGCGGGGGTGAGCCCATCGCCGTTCCACAGCCTGTACGCGAGCACGGCCAGATCATGCGGCGACGCAACGTTTTCGTCACCGCGACGCACGGCGGCCGCGTCGATCATCTTGCGCCGCAACCGCACGTCGGGCACGCCAAGCGTCGCGATGCGCGCGTTCACCCGCTCCATCCCCACCGCGTCGATGAGCAGGTTGGTCGCGGTGTTGTCGCTCACGATCATCATGAGCGTGGCGATATCGCGGAGCGGCATCTGCGGCGCGGTGAGATGCAGCAGCACCCCTGAGCCGCCGACCACGGCGCTCTTGGGGATCGCGCGCGGCGTGTCGATATCGAGCGTGCCGGCGTCGGCCTGCCGGAACATTTCATCGAGAATCGCGAGCTTGATGGTGGACGCCGTGGGAAACACGGCGCGCTCGAGCCGCGCGATCGGCATGCCGCCGGTGGCGGGGTCGTAAACCGCGTAGCCCACCACCCCATCGGCGTGAGAGGCGATGGAATCGAGCCGCGTACGCAGCTGCGCGAGGAGCGCCTGCTGGATCGCGTTGGGCGGCGCGGCTGGCGTCGCCGCCGGCGTTGCCGATGGCGGCGTGGTTTGCGCGCGCGCGACCGACGGGGTGGCGGCGAGGACCGTCGCGCCGGCGAGGGCGACGAGGGCAACGAGCGAGGTGAGCGGGGAGAGGCGCATGGGCAGAATGTACGCCCGGCACCACCCCCGTCATCCCCCGCGGAGAATCATCAGGCGCATGGCGGCCAGCAGCGGAATGGTCGCGATGACGCCCCAGGTGATCCATCGCCGCGAAAGGCGCCGGTAGTGCGCGGGCAGCTCGGTCAGATCAGCGGGGAAGGCCCGGATGGCGCGCGTCTGGGCCGCCTGCGTCGGGACGAGGATGCCGAGCCAGATGGCCCCCGAGATGGCGAAGCCCAGCTGGCTCATCGAGAGCCAGCGCGCGCCGAGGACCGGAATGCCGGCGGTGAGTGCCATGCCATAGCCGCCGCCGGCGAGCAGCAGGACGCCGCCGAGGGTGAGGAACCAGTCGGTGATGGTGACCAGGCGCTGCGCGAACGCCACCACGACGGGATTCCCGGTGCGGTCGGCAAAGACCTTCCAGACCGACGTGACCGTCACGTTGCCGAGGAGCAGCACCAGGCCGAGAAGGTGGAGCAGCTTGTAGTCGGGATAGCTCATACCCGCGGGCTGGCGGGGGGCTGACTCGCGGACCACTCGCCCACGTGCGAGAATAGCGGCGTGTCCCAACCTCTGGAGGATTGCGTGCGCTCTCGTCGTGAGTTCATGGGGTGGTCTCTGGCCGGTGCGGCCTCGTCACTGGCGCCGTCGTGGTTGCGGGCGACGCCGAGCCGCACGCTGGCCGTGCCGCCGGATCTGGTGGTGTACAATGCGAAGATCTACACCATGGAGAGCGCGGCGCCGCGGGCGCAGGCGTTTGCGGTGCATCAATCGCGGTTCGTGGCGATTGGGACGAGCGCCGAGATGCGCGCCCTCGCCGGTCCCAAGACGCGCCTCTATGACGCGAAGGGGATGACGATTGTTCCCGGCTTCATCGATACGCACAACCACGCCGGCGGCACGACGCTCCTGTACGAAGTGCTGGTGGGGAACCCGTTCGAGGTGGAGTTCGTCACCATCCAGAGCATCATCGACAAGCTCAAGGCGCGGGCCCGCGAAACGCCCCCGGGCACCTGGGTGCGCGGTTACTTCCACGACGATACCAAGCTCAAGGACAAGCGGCAGCTCACCCGCGCCGATCTCGATCAGGTGAGCACCGAGCACCCGGTGGTGGTGCAGCATCGCGGCGGTCACACGGCCTTCTACAACACGAACGCGTTCGAGATGGCGAAGGTCACCGCGAACACGCCGGCGCCGCCGGGCGGGACCTTCGACAAGAACGCGAGCGGCGAGCTCTCCGGGCGCGTCACCGATCGAGCCATGGGGATGCTCAATGCCGTCGGCGGGCGGCCGCAGTTCAGCGCCGCCGAGCAGGAGCGGCGCGAGCGCGATGGCATCGCGCACATCTCCAAGCAGTTCGTGCGCTACGGCCTGACCACGGTGCACCACGAAGGTGGCGATCTCGCCGCCATTCAGGATGTGCGGGCGCGCGGCGAGCTGCGGCATCGCGTGAGCTACGAGGCGCAGGAGCGGATGCTCGACAGCATGATCGCGAGTGGCATCCGCAGCGGCTTTGGCGACGAGTGGATTCGCTTTGGCGCCACCTCCGAGCACACCGTCGATGGCTCCTTCTCCGAGCGCACGATGGCGCTGAGCCAGCCGTATCCCGGTACGACCTACACCGGCAACGTGACCGAGACGCAGGCGACGCTCGACGCCTGGGTCGAAAAGGTGCACCGGGCCGGCATTCAGGTGAACTGCCACGCCAACGGCGACGTGGCGA
This region includes:
- a CDS encoding NAD(P)-binding domain-containing protein translates to MANARVAIIGAGPAGLVAARWMQQVGFVPVLFERASDVGGQWRAGDADSSVWRGMHTNTSRLTTAFSDRPHAPELPIYPRAEAIGDYLRDYAAHFGLAREARFGATVTEVEPHGAAWRVRWHEADGAAREESFARVVIASGRHRTPVLPTEPALDAFRGGGGVVHAAAYRGAAAFAGQRVLVGGHSVSAVEIASDLAAHGVDVVVSSRRHRFVMQRLPGGVPMEHRIYTRGAGLAWESLPPAHVGAWLKALIVRTSGHPTQYGALLHSEDVLTAGFTHSPHYLTLVAEGRIRTRPWMTEVAADRVHYADGSHDAVDTLLLATGYALDLPFLGPTARAALAPDRHDATWDAFTWHPALPGLACIGLYEHGGPFFPTLEQQARLIAYTWSGQAPMPSAAAQAERIVAAQATRGTHTVQRMHVLSRRFARLAGVEPHLADDPALARALCYGPLAPAQFRLTGPDALPDASARVAHDAAAFGVVTSPDFTHEEREELRLIAAARGDARLASLVG
- a CDS encoding DUF2269 domain-containing protein, yielding MSYPDYKLLHLLGLVLLLGNVTVTSVWKVFADRTGNPVVVAFAQRLVTITDWFLTLGGVLLLAGGGYGMALTAGIPVLGARWLSMSQLGFAISGAIWLGILVPTQAAQTRAIRAFPADLTELPAHYRRLSRRWITWGVIATIPLLAAMRLMILRGG
- a CDS encoding CBS domain-containing protein → MRVSELMRPHVRTIAAHATVAEAVQSLADAHISGMPVIGRDGRVLGVISTTDILEAEAEHDDRRARTQLFENTLVEELMSTPPLVTTPDADVREAVRYMLDHGVHRLFVVRGDELVGVLSQTDITRAIGTGAL
- a CDS encoding class A beta-lactamase-related serine hydrolase; this translates as MRLSPLTSLVALVALAGATVLAATPSVARAQTTPPSATPAATPAAPPNAIQQALLAQLRTRLDSIASHADGVVGYAVYDPATGGMPIARLERAVFPTASTIKLAILDEMFRQADAGTLDIDTPRAIPKSAVVGGSGVLLHLTAPQMPLRDIATLMMIVSDNTATNLLIDAVGMERVNARIATLGVPDVRLRRKMIDAAAVRRGDENVASPHDLAVLAYRLWNGDGLTPASRNAARRMLYAVPGRMRSAVPATVRVALKTGSLDGVRAEAAVVEVPGHPFAIAVMTTYLANDERGSDVIEAITAEVYRTMARLAAGGAYGRTIP
- a CDS encoding amidohydrolase, which translates into the protein MRSRREFMGWSLAGAASSLAPSWLRATPSRTLAVPPDLVVYNAKIYTMESAAPRAQAFAVHQSRFVAIGTSAEMRALAGPKTRLYDAKGMTIVPGFIDTHNHAGGTTLLYEVLVGNPFEVEFVTIQSIIDKLKARARETPPGTWVRGYFHDDTKLKDKRQLTRADLDQVSTEHPVVVQHRGGHTAFYNTNAFEMAKVTANTPAPPGGTFDKNASGELSGRVTDRAMGMLNAVGGRPQFSAAEQERRERDGIAHISKQFVRYGLTTVHHEGGDLAAIQDVRARGELRHRVSYEAQERMLDSMIASGIRSGFGDEWIRFGATSEHTVDGSFSERTMALSQPYPGTTYTGNVTETQATLDAWVEKVHRAGIQVNCHANGDVAIDMYLTAFERAQQKFPRTDGRPKITHGTLVTDALLARIKKLDAIPAMFTTYAYYNTDKFPFYGEALMKRSMAFRSMLDLGIHAAAGSDFSPGPFAALMGIQGMVTRTGWDGTTWGANQKISVSEAIKVNTLHGAYASHEEHDKGSIAIGKLADYVVLADDPHTVAPEKIKDITIVQTVVGGTAMYSA
- a CDS encoding FMN-binding glutamate synthase family protein: MRTLFLASFATAFALVAGLATVWPPVMWMLLVLVPLFGLGVADMLQVRHAVRRNFPVIGHMRYILERIRPEINQYFIESNSDGKPFSRNDRSVIYQRAKGELDTLPFGTQRDVYATGYEWINHSLAPVHPDESQQRVLVGGPDCTLPYSASMLNVSGMSYGSLSKNAVLALNTGAKIGGFAHNTGEGGLSPYHLEPGGDIIWQIGTGYFSARDRHGNFSETEFAKRATLPNVKMIEVKLSQGAKPGHGGILPASKLTPEIIEIRGVEPGKDVISPPAHTAFRTPLEMVHFLKRLRDASGGKPVGFKLCVGKRHEFLGVVKAMLQTGITPDFITVDGGEGGTGAAPLEFSDSVGTPLNEGLSFVHNALIATDLRDRIKLIASGKVTTGFTMATKVALGADMCNAARAMMFAIGCIQALRCNSNHCPTGVATQHPGLVNGLHVGDKSQRVARYQRETVHSFFDVLGAAGLQSPKDLKPWFIMRRTSPTDIKSYADIYPHLEPGQLLRSAEGTGMARAWGLASVERFN
- a CDS encoding NAD(P)/FAD-dependent oxidoreductase, translating into MPGTEPNNRPLPRPPRLTVTGSFTADPRPHVVIIGGGFGGLSVARELADAPVRITLLDRTNHHLFQPLLYQVATAVLHPADIAVPIRWVLRHQPNVTVVMAEVDGIDALNQTVSLDGGTTTLTYDYLVVAAGARHGYFGHDEWEQHAPGLKSLEDALEMRRRFLLSFEAAERASAAGERDALLTFVIVGAGPTGVELAGMVPEVTRSIQGEFRRIDPAKARVLLLEGGPRVLPTFPEELSAKAQRALEQLGVTVMTNTVVTDVDDGGVVANGERIPAHTVFWGAGNQASPLVRMLGGPVDRAGRAIVEPDLSVKGQPNVFVIGDAAATFTDDGKPVPAVAPAANQMGHLVGKNLVRELAGKPRQTFRYFNKGDLATIGKHRAVAVLAGRKLSGTFAWLTWLFVHILYLAGAKNRLSVFVTWIWAYVTHQRGVRLITGDTVHRLLKRSREAERRRAA